ACATGCTTATTTCATTCAGCAAAGAATCTTTAACCATCATAAAAGAGGGATTCAGGATCAACACTCTAAGAAGCCTCAAGTGTCTTAAGTGACATGCATCAGAAAGACTGTGGAACATCTTGTGTCCAGTTACCAACAAAGAATAGAGGTGTTTACCAGAAtgctttttcatttttgaatCGAGCAGGACGAAATTGTTAGAGCCAAAGTGCTCCTCATCATAATAAATGTTCACTATACGTGGCATCAAATCTGAAGAAGATGGTTCACTTGAACTTATCAGGCCAAACAACTTTTCCTCTCTTGCTTTTATCAAACAAAAGTCGTGCACAAGATCATGAATTTGGCAAGCCGGGAGATTACCTATCTCATTGAAAGCAATTACCAAGCTACTGGAAATTAAATTATCCAAAaatatttccatttcttcttccaCATTCATCATCTTCATTCTTTCAACAAGCCCTTCAGCACGCCAATACATTTTCAACAGATTTCTGTTGATTTTTTTGTCCTTCCGAAAACGTGCAAGATAGAGAAAACACGGCTTCATGTGATGAGGTAAATGGTCATAACTTAATTCTATAACCTTCATCACATCCACTTCACTGTTCAAAATAAAGGAATTCAAATTATTTCGAACTTCAAGCCACACAGACTTTGACTTTTCCCTCCCTGCAATGACTCCAGCAATCAGATCAACAACCAAAGGGAGTCCCTTACCATTTTGGGCTATTTCTTTACCAACTTCCAATAGTTCATCGGGGCAACTCTCTTCTCCAAATGCCCTTTTCTCTAATAACTCCCAACTTTCTTCTGGTCTTAGCAATCGAAGGTTAAGAGGATCAGTAATGCCCTTTCCGTGACAAGCCACTTCCTTTTGCCTAGTCGTCAAAATAATTCTACTACCTTTCTCAACTTTAGGAAAAGGTCTGGTCAACTCATCCCATGTAGTAGTATCCCACACGTCATCTAACACAATTAGGTACCTCTTTCCATACAATTGTTTCCGCAGCTTATCAGCAACATCAATATCCTCACTGAACTTCAAATCCGAGCCAGTAACTTGATTAAAGAGTTTTACCAACACCTCCTTCTCGTCATAATCTTGGTCGACTGTGCACCATGCACGAAGGTCGAAATGACTACAAACTGATTTGTCATTGTATACTTTGTACCCCAAAGTAGTTTTGCCTGAACCCGGCATACCAGTGATTGAGATGACATCAAGATCTTTCGGTCCACTGGTGAGCTTACTAATTAACCAGGTTGTCTCCTCCTCAAAACCTACAATTATTTTACCCGCTGTCAATGACTTGTTTTCAACTGTCATCTTGGTAGAGTTTAGTACAGTGAGGCTGCTGTTCTTGGGAATCTTCTCATATATATTGGAGACTTCTTCTTTGATAAGCCTGATCATTTTTATGGTGATGGGAAGTGAGAAAATAAGATGTAAGAGACCATTATCTCGAATAATAATTGAATCAATGACATCTTTTGCCTCATATGCCGCATCTAAAACACGTGCCCATAGATCTTTATACAATCCTTGCTCAACTTTCACGAAGAACGATCTTATGAATTCGAGGGTTTCTTTCACCAGCTTAATCTCATCCTTTATCAAAGCAATTGAATAAGAATTGGAATCTAGCAGAACATTCAAGTGGATGAGTAGAAGATGCATGAAGAGTGGTCCATCATTCATGGGGAAGCAACATTGATATGTGTCCGGGGCTTTCAGATAACCATGTTTGAGATCATCCTTGAGGAGTTCAATATTTTTCAGCAAGTCTAGTGTTGCACAACTTGTTTCATCGGTACTCTCTGATAATTTTTCTTCTAAGTCGTGAACAAGAGTTGATACCTCCTTGGTAAGTTCTCCAACACGTGCCAAAAGATCAAATAATTTGCCATGATGAATAAAGTCCTTGGGCATATCAGTAAGAATAATCAATAGAAACTCTATCATGGCATGAATGTTTAGAGCCCCTGAAGTGCTAGGGGTAGTAACAGTTATCATGTGCTCTTGTAGATGAATCAGATATTCCCTCAGAACTTCTGGAGAGGTTTCCAGGAGCTGGTTAATAAAGCGTCCAACTTCTGCTGATGGTGAAGCTTTCAAATTTGTATAACATATGTGCATCACCTCCAGTTCAATTGGAATAATCTTCATGAGTAGATGTGCTAGCTTGAAGAGTCGAGAGCGCCAATGAAGTCGATAATCCCAAAGGAAGAATGAAACTCTCTCAGCCATGAGTTGAAACTGAGGCAAGACATATTGAACAATCTCGTGCTCAATGCAACCATTCACTATCAACCCATGGAAATCCTTCATGTTGCCAGACACAGTCTGAAGAATCTCATGCTGAGTCTCTAATGGAAATATCTGTTCAGCAAGATACTTGGATAGACGGTGGAGATTCAGGAGGAGGAAGTCC
The Capsicum annuum cultivar UCD-10X-F1 chromosome 6, UCD10Xv1.1, whole genome shotgun sequence DNA segment above includes these coding regions:
- the LOC107873743 gene encoding putative late blight resistance protein homolog R1A-3, whose protein sequence is MKKQGEIKKGKANNFEVSFSALRKDVVNVQDFLEGLKNEEDQYVVEIAGQIEELKYHLAFICTYVQISHCDLEEFDDEMSESRQEVENLLKPILDDVDSNVGCKYNMDRVLPSLMDNIDECISSCHRSKSNATMTDEQLDFLLLNLHRLSKYLAEQIFPLETQHEILQTVSGNMKDFHGLIVNGCIEHEIVQYVLPQFQLMAERVSFFLWDYRLHWRSRLFKLAHLLMKIIPIELEVMHICYTNLKASPSAEVGRFINQLLETSPEVLREYLIHLQEHMITVTTPSTSGALNIHAMIEFLLIILTDMPKDFIHHGKLFDLLARVGELTKEVSTLVHDLEEKLSESTDETSCATLDLLKNIELLKDDLKHGYLKAPDTYQCCFPMNDGPLFMHLLLIHLNVLLDSNSYSIALIKDEIKLVKETLEFIRSFFVKVEQGLYKDLWARVLDAAYEAKDVIDSIIIRDNGLLHLIFSLPITIKMIRLIKEEVSNIYEKIPKNSSLTVLNSTKMTVENKSLTAGKIIVGFEEETTWLISKLTSGPKDLDVISITGMPGSGKTTLGYKVYNDKSVCSHFDLRAWCTVDQDYDEKEVLVKLFNQVTGSDLKFSEDIDVADKLRKQLYGKRYLIVLDDVWDTTTWDELTRPFPKVEKGSRIILTTRQKEVACHGKGITDPLNLRLLRPEESWELLEKRAFGEESCPDELLEVGKEIAQNGKGLPLVVDLIAGVIAGREKSKSVWLEVRNNLNSFILNSEVDVMKVIELSYDHLPHHMKPCFLYLARFRKDKKINRNLLKMYWRAEGLVERMKMMNVEEEMEIFLDNLISSSLVIAFNEIGNLPACQIHDLVHDFCLIKAREEKLFGLISSSEPSSSDLMPRIVNIYYDEEHFGSNNFVLLDSKMKKHSGKHLYSLLVTGHKMFHSLSDACHLRHLRLLRVLILNPSFMMVKDSLLNEISMLNHLRFLYIGTKVKSLPSSFSNLCNLETLWVINKGSTLVLLPSIWDLVKLRVLNVTACYFFDMETNEPILIAEDSKLENMRELGKLVLSYSEETKHIFKRFPNLQRLSFVLKESWDNSTERYWFPKLDFLTELDFLRIYFESSNTNDCGSSVATNWSWDFHLPSNLKKLVLNDFPLTSDSLSTIVRLPNLENLFLERTIMQGEEWNMGEEDTFVNLKFLELEEVTLAKWEFGEESFPVLEKLKLRECCKLEEIPPNFGDVCSLKIIQLVESPHLEDSARKIKEYVEDMLGGELEVLGPNNIPLFK